Below is a window of Streptomyces sp. NBC_01429 DNA.
AGGGGTACGGCGCCCGGCGGCGGCCACGCGGCCGTCGCCGACGGCGCGGGGTCCGTGGCGGCCACCAGCACACCGGCGGCGTGCCGGGTCCACGGCCCGGCCTCGGCGCCCTCGGCCCTGGAGTGGATCGTGAGCGGGTGGCGGCCCGCCTCGTCGGGCTCAGCGACGGCGACCTGTACGGCGACGGCGCCGTCGGCGGGCAGCACCAGCGGTGCGCCGAGGGTGAGTTCCTCCAGCGCGCCCGCGCCCACCTGCTCCCCGGCGCGCAGCGCCAGTTCGACGAACGCGGTGCCGGGGAAGAGCACCCGGCCGGCGATCACATGGTCGGCCAGCCAGGGCTGGGCGCGCGTCGACAGCCGTCCGGTGAGCACCACTCCGTCGGCGCCGACGGCGACCACCGCGCCGAGCAGCGGATGTCCGGCGGCGAGCTGGCCGAGGTCGGCCGTGCCGGTGGTGGCCGAGCCCTGCTCCAGCCAGAACCGGCGGCGCTGGAAGGGGTATACGGGCAGCTCGACGCGGCGCGCGGCGCGTCCCGCGTGGAACCGGTCCCAGTCGATACGGATACCGCGCGCGTGGGCCGTCGCGAGGGCCGAGACCGCTTCGTGCTCCTCGGGCCTGTCCCGGCGCAGCAGCGGGGCGAAGGCGGTGCCGGCCCCCTCGGCGCACTCCTGGCCCATCGCGCTGAGCACGCCGTCGGGGCCGATCTCCAGGAAGGTGCGGACGCCCGCGCCCTCCAGCTCGCGCACGGCGGGCAGGAAGCGGACCTGGGCGCGGATCTGCTCCACCCAGTACTCGGGCGTGCTCAGTTCGGCGCCCGCCAGCTCTCCGGTGACCGTCGACACGACGGGGATGGCGGGCTCGGCGTACTCCAGCACCTGGGCGATCCGGCGGAACTCGGCGAGCATCGGCTCCATCAGCGGCGAGTGGAAGGCGTGGCTCACCCGCAGCCGCTTGGTGCGCAGCCCGCGGGCGGCCAGGGTCGCGGCGATCCGCTCCACCTCGTCCTCGGCGCCGGAGAGCACCACGGAGGCGGGTCCGTTGACCGCCGCGACGGCGACCCCGGGGGTCAGCGACGGCGTCACCTCGTCCTCGGCGGCCTCGACGGCGACCATCGCGCCGCCGGAGGGCAGTGCCTGCATGAGCCGGCCGCGCGCGGCGACGAGGATCGCCGCGTCCTCCAGCGTCAGCACTCCGGCCACCTGCGCGGCGGCCAGCTCGCCGATCGAGTGCCCGGCGAGGTAGTCGGGGCGCACGCCCCAGCTCTCCATCAGCCGGAACAGGGCGACTTCGACGGCGAACAGCGCGGGCTGGGCGTACTCGGTGGTGTGCAGCAGCTCCGCCTCCGGGGAGCCGGGAGCAGCGAACAGGACTTCGTGCAGCGGTAGTTCGAGCTGCATGTCCAGGTAGCCGGCCACCTCGTCCAGCGCCTCGGCGAACACCGGGTAGCGGTCGGCCAGTTCCTGTCCCATGGCGAGACGCTGGCTGCCCTGCCCGGTGAAGAGGAACGCGAGTTTCCCGGCAGCGGCACGGGAGCCAGCGCCCGCGCCGGACCCGCCACCGCCGGTCACCACACCGGGACGGGAGACTCCCCCGGCGATCGCCGTCAGCGCGGCCCGCAGTTCGTCGCGGTCCTCGGTGACGACCACGGCGCGGTCCGCGAGGGCGGCGCGGGTAGTGGCCAGGGAGTGCGACAGACCGGTGAGGGGTGCCTCGTCCACCAGCGGGAGCAGGGCGGACGCCTGGGCCCGCAGCGCCTGCTCGCCGCGCGCCGAGAGGACGAACGGCAGCACGCCAGGGGCGCCCTGCGCGGTGTCGCGGTCGGCGGTCTCCGGCTCCTCGGGCTGTTCCACGATGATGTGCGCGTTGGTGCCGCTGACCCCGAACGAGGACACCCCGGCCCTGCGCGGCCGCCCCCGGTCGGGCCACGGCCGTCCCTCGGTGAGCAGTTCGACGGCCCCGGCCGACCAGTCGACGTGCGGGCTCGGGGCGTCGATGTGCAGTGTTTTCGGCAGGAACCCGTGGCGCATGCCGAGGATCATCTTGATGACACTGGCCACCCCGGCGGCGCCCTGGGTGTGTCCCAGGTTCGACTTGGCCGACCCGAGCAGCAGCGGCTCGTCCGCCGGACGCTGCCGGCCGTACGTGGCGATCAGCGCGTTGGCCTCGATGGGGTCGCCGAGGGTGGTGCCCGTACCGTGCGCGTCCACGGCGTCGACCTCGGCGGCCGTCAGCCCGGAGTTCGCCAGGGCCTGGCGGACCAGGCTCTGCTGCGCGGCGCCGCTCGGCGCGGTGAGTCCGTTGCTCGCGCCGTCCTGGTTGATGGCCGAGCCGCGGACCACGGCCAGCACCCGGTGGCCCCGGCGCCGTGCCTCGGAGAGCGGTTCGAGGACGAGGACGCCGGCGCCCTCGGCGAAGCCCGTACCGTCGGCGGCGGCCGAGAACGCCTTGCAGCGGCCGTCGGGGGCGAGCCCGCGCTGCCTGCTGAACGCGGTGAACACACCGGGGCCGCCCATCACGGCGACACCGCCGGCCAGCGCGAGCGAGGACTCGCCCCGGCGCAGCGACTGGCAGGCGAGGTGGATGGCGACCAGGGAGGCGGAGCAGGCGGTGTCGACGGTGACGGCCGGGCCCTGCGCGCCCAGTACGTAGGCGACGCGTCCGGAGATCACACTGGACGCGTTCCCGGTCATCAGATAGGCGTCGAGTCCGTCGGGCGCGTCGTGCAGCCGGGGACCGTACTCCTGCACCTCGGCGCCGAAGAACATCCCGGCCGCCGTACCGCGCAGCCCGGTGGGGTCGATCCCGGCGTGTTCGAGGGCCTGCCAGGCGGTCTCCAGCACGACGCGCTGCTGGGGGTCCATGGCGAGGGCCTCGCGCGGGCTGATCCCGAAGAAGTCGGCGTCGAACTCGGTCGCGGTGTCGAGGAATCCGCCGCTGCGGACATAGCTCGTGCCGGGCTGGTCGGGGTCCTCGTCGAACATCCCGGCCAGGTCCCAGCCCCGGTCGTCGGGGAACGCGGACAGCACCTCGCCGCCGTCGGCGAGCAGCCGCCACAGGGCGTCGGGCGTGTCGATGCCGCCCGGGAAGCGGCAGCCGATGCCCACGACCGCGATCGGCTCGTCCGGCTCACCCGGCGCGCCACCGGCGGATGCCGCGGGCACCGGGGCCGTGATCTCGGCCCCGGTGCCCAGTGCCCCGGTCAGCAGGCGCTCCACGAGTGCCCCGGGGGTCGGGCAGTCGTAGGCGAGTGTCACCGGGAGTTCGAGGGCTGTCCGCTCACTCAGCCGTCGGTGCAGATCCACCGCGGCGAGCGAGTCGAAGCCCAGCTCGGCGAAGGAGAGCGTGGTGTCCAGTGTGTCGGCCGTGTCGGGGCGTGCTGCCTTGAGCGCCGCCAGCGCGCAGGTGTGCACCAGGTCGAGCACGACCCTGTGGTGCTCGGACGGCGGGGTGGTGGCCAGCAGCCGTGCCAGCGCTGAATCGGGACGGGAACTGGAACCGGACTCGTTCATCCACGCATCTCCACTTTCGGCCGAAACCGTTTTTCCACACGGTAGTGACGTCCCATGAGGGGCTACACCCTTACGCACCCCTACGGATCACACGGGCGTTTCGAGGTCGAACTTCCGACGGATATAGGAAAGGGATTCCAGAAGTTCGCCGGAGGTTATGGTGCGCGCGCCGTAGGTGTCCACCAGACCACTCAGAGGCAATTTCCCGATATCCGCCCAGCGCAGCCGTCCTTCGCCGTCGATATAGCTTCTGCTGCGTCCGCTGTTGTCCGGGTGCAGGCAGTAGGGAATATCGAGATATCCGCGCCGGAAGGCCAGCAGCAGTGCCGTGCCGAGATCCGGCGCCATGTTCAGTACGGCGTCGACGAGCGCCGACGCCTCCGCGTACGTCTGCGAGTCGGCGTCGGCCCCGGTGTCGACCGGGGTGCGGGCCGCCGCGGCCGCCGCGTACTCCAGCGCGCCGACGTTCTCCTCGATCGTGGGGATCCGGACGGATTCGGCGACGGTCTTGACGATGAGCCGCTCGGAGCCCGAGGCGGCGGCGAGTTCGGCCGCCTGGCCGAGCAGCCGGTACGCGCCCCGCGGCGACACGGGGTACACGCCCATGTACGCGTAGATGACGACGTGCCAGTCCGCCCCCGGCAGCAGCTCGGCGCAGAGCCGGCGCAGCGCGGCCACGGCCTCGGCGTCCTGTCGCGCGTTCGTCTGCTGCGCGTAGCTGGCCGAGATGGAGCGCACCCCGTGCCGGTGGAAGAACAGCGCCTCCAGCGCGCTGATCGCCACCAGCATGCTCGGCGGGCAGAGCTGGCCCAGCATGCAGCCGCCGAAGGTCTCCAGATGGGGGTCCATGCCGGCCTCGCGGGAGCGGACGAACAGCTCGCACGAGCGCGACCAGTTGTCCATCGACTCCTGGAGCGGGATCCGGCCGTAGGGCAGGCAGTACGAGACGGGGCCGCCCTCGGAGGCGTCGAGTCCCGCGGTCATCAGCGCCCGGAAGATGTCCTCGGGGGTGGCGGATCCGTGCCGCACCTGGATGGGGAAGTCGGCGCCGTACAGGCCGTCCACGACCCCGGCCGTGGTCGCGAGGTCGTGGCTGACGATCGGATAGCCGTTGAGCGACACCCCTTCCAGCAGGGCGAGTCCGGCGGACTCCAGATCTCCCACCCGGGTGTAGCTGTCCAGGGTGATGGTGCCGACGGTCGTCGCGCGGGCGTCCTTGGTCGCGCGCAGTCCCGCCCGCATCCTGTCCGGCTCGCTCATCCCCATCCGGGGCTGGACCACCAGTCTCCCGGCGTCGTGGGCCCGGCGCACGAAGGCGCCGAACCCGGTGCCCGTCATGCCGGGGTGCGCTGCGGGAGCGAGTCGAGCAGCCGCCGGAAGGTGTCGATGTCGCCCGCGCTGTCGTCGAACACCGCGTCGTATCCGGCCTGGAGCAGATTGGCCCGCTCCGCCGCGTCCTGCGCACCGGAGATGCCCAGTTTTCCGCCGATGACCGCCGGAATTCCGCTCAGTTCGGGGCGCTCCCGCAGCCGGGTGATCATCCGCATTCCGTCCTGGTATCCGTGGCCGTTGACGCTGCTCAGGACGAGCAGCGCGGGCCGGCGGGCCAGGCTCTCCGCGATCAGGAGGTCCTCGGGTACGCACGGGCCGAGATTGACCACGTCGTACCCCATTTCCTCCAGCAGCAATTGGAGAAAGACCAGATTCCAGGTGTGTGAATCCGATGTGCCACCGGCGACGACGACGCTCTCGCCCCTGTTGACCGCTGCGCTCATCACAGCCCCCGTCCCAGTTCGTAGTCGCGAGTGTGCTGAATGCGGGAGGCCGAGACGACCTCCGGGCCCCTGACGACGATTTCGGCGGGCGCGGGCCTGCCGAGGAACATCAGCAGGCTGGCCGTCACACCGTAGGAACCGGCGTTGGGAATGGCGACGGTGTCGCCCGGCGCCAGCGCGGGCAGTTCGATGTCCCGCCCGAGGATGTCGCCGGGGGTACACAACGGCCCGACCAGGCTGGCCAGTTGCTCGTGCGGCGCGCCGGTCTCGTACGGACGCACGGAGACGGGCAGGATACGGCCGAGGCCGGACATCCCGCCGAAGGAGTTGATTCCGCCGTCGAGGATGACGAAGCGCCGGCCGCGGCTCTCCTTGAGGTTGACCACACCGACCAGCAGGGTGCCGCTGTCGGCGACCAGATAGCGCCCCGATTCGCAGGCGATGCGCGGGCCGCCGTCGCGCCAGCCGGGGAAGTGGGTGTCGAGGCTCTCCGCCAGCGCCGCGCGCAGCGCGCCGTAGACCGGCCGCTCGCCGATCACCGCGTACGGTGCGGCGAACCCGCCGCCGATGTCCACGAACCGGAAGGCGACGCCGAGTTCGTCCTGCAACTGGGCGGCCAGCGCGATGGTGTGCTGGAACTCGGCGATGAGGCTCGGCTCGTCCGCGGAGTTGCTGAGCGGGAAGAAGTGCAGCCCGGCCACGGTGGTTCCGGCGACGCCGGTCAGCTCGTCGCGCAGGGCCGGCAGTGTCTCGCTGTCGAAGCCGAACTGGGAGGGGACGCCGGTCATCCGGATGCTGGTCGAGGCACTGGCGCTGACACTGTTCACCCGCAGCAGGCAGTCCGCGACGACGCCGAGCCGTACGCCGACCGCGCCGATGTGCCGCAGGTCGCCGAGGGACTCGACGGAGAACAGCCGCACGCCCCGGGCGAGCGCCTCCGCGATCTCCTCGTCGGTCTTCCCGGGGCCGGTGTAGAGCACTTCGGCGGCGTCGAGCCCGGCGTCCAGGACGGCGGTCAGCTCCCCGACGGAGCTGATCTCCGCCCGGCAGCCGCGCCGCCGGGCGCCGCCGCGCTCCTGGGCGACGCCCATCTCCCGCACGATCTCGGGGTGCGGGTTCGCCTTCACCGCGTAGAACACGTCGACCTCGTCGGGCAGCGCCGCGAACAGGTCGCGCTTCGCCGCCGCGACGCGGTCGAGGTCGTACACGTACGACGGGGTGCCGAAGCGCTTGGCGAGTTCGGTGTGGCCGGTCACGACAGGGTCCTTTCGAGGATCAGGGCGAGCTGCTTGCGCTCGTGCTTTCCGTGCAGGGTCAGGGGCAGCTCGTCGATCACCCGGCAGACGCCGGGCACCTTGGCCGGCTCCAGCCGCAGGGACAGCTCGCGCAGCACGGTGTGCGGTTCCACCTCGCCCTCGACGAACACCGCGAGGTCGCGGTCGCCGGCGGGCGGCAGTGCGGCGGCGGCCCGGACACCGGGGATGTCCATCGTGGCGGCCTCGATCTCGGTGGTGCTCATCCGCACGCCCTTGCGCTTGAACACGTCGTCGCGGCGGCCCTCGTAGTACAGGAAGCCGTCCTCGTCCACGTGGCCGTAGTCGCCGGTGTGCAGCCGCCTGCGGCCGTCGACCGGTGAGGGGCGGAAGGTGCGTTCGGTGATCTCCGGGGCCCGCCAGTAGCCGGGCATGACATGCGGTCCCTCGACCACGATCTCGCCCGTCTCACCGACGGGCACCTCGGTCCCGGTCTCGTCGAGGATGAACACCGTCGTACCGGGCAGCGGCCGGCCGACCGAGTCGGCCTTGCTGTCCTCGAACTCCGGCGGCAGTACGGAGATGCGCTTGCACTCGGTCTGGCCGAACTGGCGCACCACCTCGGCGCCGGGGAACGCGGCCCGCAGCCCGTCGGCGGTCTGCTTGGGCAGGGCGGCGCCGGTGTTGGTGAACATCCGTACCCGCGAGACCTGTTCCGGCTCGCGTTCGGCCAGGGTGCAGATCATCGTGGCCAGGGACGGCACGATGGGGACCACGGTGGCGCCGGACTCGCGGATCCGGCGCAGCAGCACCAGGTCCGACTCGCCGTCGGCGAGCACCAGTTCCGAGCGGCCGAGGGCGGAGAGCAGGATCTTGTAGAGCCCGTAGTCCCAGGAGATGGGGAACCGGCAGAACACCACGTCGTCGGGGCGGTAGCCGAGTTCGAGATTGATGGCCTCGGAGGCGAAGACCATCCGGCCGTGCGGGCAGATGACCGCCTTCGGCGCCGCGGTGCTGCCCGAGGTGTAGACGAGCACGGCGATGTCCTCGGGGCCGGTGACCGCGGGGGTGAGCGCCCGCGCGCCCGCCGTGTACCGCGCGGACACCTCGTCCCAGACCTCGGTCAGTCCGAGGACCGTGACCGGTGAGAACGAGCCGAGTGCGGCCACCGACGCGTCGGCGGCGATGACCAGCCGGGGTTCGCAGTTGGTGAGGACCGAGCGCAGATGGTAGTCCTTCATACCGGTGTTGACCGGCACGAACACCGCACCGCGCCGGGAGACCCCGTAGAACAGCGCGACCAGCTCGCGGGTGCTCGGCACCTGGACGAGCACCCGGTCGCCGGGGCCGATCCCGCGCGACTCCAGCCACGCGTCCACGGCGTGGCTGTGGGCGACGAGTTCCGGGTAGGTCCAGCGCCCGTCGCGGTCGGCGACCGCGACGGCGCCGGGTCCGGTGTCCGCTGTCGCCTCGTCAAGCACCTGGTGCACCAGCACGTCAGGCCGGGCTTCCGATGTCGAATTACGGTTCACGGCGCCCCGTACTACCTTTCATCAGAGCCCTCGCGCAGAGCCGGGGGACGGGCCGTCTCAGTCGACGGTCGTCGCGGCCTGGAGGGCGAGCTTCCTGCGGTCGATCTTTCGGTTCGAGTTCAGGGGGAACTCGGCGAGATGCACGTATTTCCTCGGGACGACCGCGGCGGGCAGCACCGCGCGCGCGTCCCGGGCCAGCTGGACGGCGGAGACCGGGGTGCCGGTGTAGAACACCACCAGCTCCACCGACTCGTCGGCGGGTACGGCCACGGTGACCGCGTCCTGCACTCCGCCGCCGGCCCGCACCGCGGCGTCCACCTCGGCCAGCTCCACCCGTACGCCGTGCACCTGGACCTGGGCGTCCTTGCGGCCCAGATACTGGAGCACACCGCCGTCCGTGCGTCTGACCCGGTCGCCGGTGCGGTACCAGCGCCTGCCGTACCGGTGGAAGAACCGGCCGGTGTCGTCGGCGGGGTCGAGATAGCCGGGGGTGAGCTGGCGGCCCGCGATGCACAACTCCCCCTCGGTGGCGCTCTCCTCGGCGGCGTTCTCCTCGGTGGCGTTCTCCTCGGCGGGCGGGCCGCCCGGCGAGTCCTCCGGCGGGTCGAGCAGCAGTACGTCGTGGCCGCTGTGTACGGAGCCGATCGGCACCATGTTGTTGAGCCCGCGCTCCCCGGTCCACCGGTGGGCGCTGATGGTGATCGTCAGCTCGGTGGGCCCGTACAGGTTCTCCAGCTCGGCGCCCGGCGCGGCGCCGTGCCAGTCCTCGGCGTCCTGGCAGCTCAGGGCCTCCCCCGCGAAGAAACTCCAGCGCAGGGAGGGCATCGAACCGGGGCGCAGGCCGCCCATGCGGCGGATCAGCGCGATGGCGCTGGGGGTGGAGAACCAGACGGTCAGTCCGTGGGCGGCGACGAAGGCGGGCATGTCGCGGAACGCCTGCGGCGGTGGCACCACGAGAGTGGCGCCGGCGCCCCAGGCGCAGAAGAGGTCGAACATGCCGCAGTCGAAGTTGAGATCGAAGTTCTGCGAGAACACGTCGTCGGGTCCGAAGTCGTACCGCGCGTCGAGCAGGGAGAAGTAGTGCGCGGTGTTGGCGTGGGTGACCGGCACGCCCTTGGGCCGGCCCGTGGAGCCCGAGGTGAACAGGGTGTACGCGATGTCCTCGGCCCGTACGGGCCTCGGCGCCGCCAGCGCGGCGGCCGGATCGAGGGCGACGGTCCTGAGCCGGCCGGTCGCGGTGTGTTCCACTCCCTTGTGGTCCACCCCGTCCCCGTCCACCCCTTCCCCGTCCGCTCCGGTGGTGTCCGCCCCGGTGGTGTCCCCGGCCGGCGCGTACAGCACCGGGAGGTCCACACCGAGGTCCCGCAGCGCGATGAGCGCGGGCAGTGAGTCGTCGTCGGCGATCAGCGCGCGCACCCCGCTCGCCTCGATCATCCGAAGGGTGCGCGCGGCCGGGAAGGCGGGCTGTAGCGGGACCATGGTGATCCCGGTGTACAGACCGGCGAGGACCGACGCGTAGGCCGAGGCTCCCTTGCCCGCCAGCACCCCGACCGCGGGCGGCCGGGTGTCCAGCGCGGCCAGCAGCGAGCCCGCCAGCAGCAGCGCGCGCTCGTGCAGCCGCCGGTAGGTCAGCGTCACCTCGCCGGACCGCACGGCGGGCCGGTCGGGAGACTTGGCCAGTCCGCGCAGGAACCGTCCGGGCAGTGTGTCGTGCGTGCTGCCGTCCACACCGTCGCCCGTGCCGTTGTCGATGTCGATGCCGTTCATCGGGGCCCTCACCGTGATGTCCCGCTATCCGGCGGTGCGCTGGAGCATGTTCTCCACGGTCTTCCACAGGACGCCCGGGGTCTCGAACGTCTCCATGGTCAGCGCGCCGTCGAGGAACCGCACCTGGTAGGCGTTCTCCAGATTGCCGAGCAGCTCCACGGTGCCGAGCGAGTCGAGCCCGAGGTCACGGAGTTTGACGTCGCTCTCCAGCGGCTCCTGCGGCGGCAGGAAGGGCAGGAACCTGCGCAGCAGTTCTTCGAACTGGTCGTCCCACATGCTGACTCCAAAAGGTCGGTGTGCTCACGCGGCGCCGGCCCGGCGCCGCGGTGTCATCGCAAGCCGCGGATTGGCGGGGATGACCTCGAAGTTGCTCGTCGTACAGGGAACGCGGCCGAACAGGCTGTCCGGTCCCGCGACACAGACCCGCCGGATGCCGGACCGCTGGAGCGCGGCCACCACCTCCGGCCAGTTCAGGGGGCGCACGAAGCTGTCGAGCAGCATGGTGCGGATGCCGTCGGCCGTGCGGACGATGGTGCCGTCCTGGTCGGCCACGACCGGCAGGTGCGGGTCACGGAAGTCGAGGGTGGACAGGACCTCGCGCTCGGCCTTGTCCCGCAGCCCGGCGAACGCGGCCGAGTGCATGGGCGGGCGCATGGTGTAGAGCGACATCCCGCCGACGGAGCGCAGCCGGTTCTGGAGCCGGGGTACGAGGCCCTCCCGCAGCGCGAGCATGTAGAAGCCCTCGTCGAAGTAGCAGGTGATGTCGTGCCACTCGCCCTCCGCGTCGAGTTCCGCGCGGATCTCGTCGAGTTCCTTCTCGGGGGTGCGCACGAAGGACAGGCAGACGATGTCGGTGTGTTCACGGCGGAAGTGGTCGTCCATGCAGCGGGCGAGTTCCGCGGTCATCCGGATGGCCTCGGCGACGGGCAGTGCTCCGGAGTAGGCGATCGCGGCCTTCTCGCCGAAGCTGGGTCCCACGCACAGCGCCGGTTCGACGGACAGGGTCCGGGTGGCCCAGTGCGCGGAGGCCAGGCAGTTCACCAGGAAGGCGACCTGGGCGGCCTCCGAGTAGTCGCCGTCGGCCTCGCGGAAGGCGTCGACCAGCGAGTAGCCGAGCACCTCGTCGGCGATGGCGACCAGGCTCCTGGCGTAGGGATTGACCACCATGAACCGGCCGACATCGGCGAAGGCGGACGGGCCCATACCGGGAAAGACGATCGCTGTTTCGTTCACCACGGCCTTGCCTCCCTCCACAGACTCTTCCTCTACGGGCACTGCGGGCACTGCGGGCACTACAGGCTCTTCAGGAACTCGACCATCACTTCGTCGAACCGCTCCGGCTCCTCAAGATGCGGAAGGTGGCTGGAGTTCTCGAAGATCTCCCAGCGCACCTGGGGAATGCCGTCGAAATAGGGCTGCATGGTGACCGGTGTCGCCTCGTCGTACCGGCCGCCGATCAGCAGCGTCGGCGCCTCGATCGAGGGCAGTCCCTCGATGACGCCCCAGTCCTTCAGTGTGCCGATCACGTGGAACTCGTTGGGCCCGTTCATCGTGTAGTACACGGTCGGGTCGTTGTAGATCTCCATGAACGAGGAGAGGAAGTCGCGCGGCCACGGAACGGTCCGGCACACATGACGGTTGTAGAAGACCCGCATCGCCGCCAGGTAGTCGGCGTCGTCGGTGGTACGGGCCGCCTCGTGCCGCAGCAGCGTCTCCTGCACCCCGGGCGGCAGGGCGGCCCGCAGCACCGCCATCTCGCTGAGCCACAGCGGGTACGAGGCGGGCGCGTTGGCGATCACCAGCCCGCGCAGTCCGGCCGGCCGGGCCTTGGCGTGCTCGGCGACGAGCAGCCCGCCCCAGGACTGGCCGAACAGGACGTAGCCGGAGCCGACGCCGAGTTCGGTGATCAGATTGTCCAGCTCGGCGAGGAACAGCTCCACCGTCCAGAAGTCGGCTTCCCTGTCGGGCAGATGGGTCGATCCGCCGTTGCCGAGCTGGTCGTAGTGGACCACCGGCCAGCCCTTCTCCGCGAGGGAGGCCAGACTGAGCAGATAGTCGTGGGTGCTGCCGGGGCCGCCGTGCACGGCGATGACGGCCGGCCGGCCGCTGTGCAGGTCGCCGGTGACCCGGTACCACGTTCGGTACTCCCCGAAAGGGACGGTGCCCTTCGCGCTGGGGTCCGGGGACACGGTGACCACCTCCATCGACAGACCTGATCCGGGGGATGCACGGGACCGTGATCCGGGACGACGCTAACCCGGCACCGCACCGCTTCTGGACCCCTAACGGCCCCTACCCCCGGGACCGTTGGCGCAGTGCCGCGCCGGGGCCCGGGCAGGCCCGGGACCAGCGGCGGAGCGCACCAGGGGGGTGTAGGGGTGTGATCCGGTCGGCCCGCTGTTTAGCGTGCGAGCAGCGGTCGGAAAGCGCCGCGCCCGGCACCGCCACGGGCGGCTGCTCGACGTGTCCGCGCGTACGACGTATCGAGTGCGAGAGGGCATCATGACCCAACCAGCCGAACAGGACCACGACACGACGCGGCATCCCGCGTTCCCGATGGCGCGCGCCTGCCCGTTCAGCCCGCCGGAGGAGTACGCCAAGCTGCGGGAGACCGAGCCGGTCTCGCGCGCCAGCCTCAAGGTCAACGGCAAGCCCGCGTGGCTGATCACGAAGCACGATCACATCAAGAAGATCCTCGGCGACTCGCGGGTGACCGCGAATCTGAAGCTGCCCGGCTATCCGCTCCAGGTGCCGGTCCCCGAGGAGATGCTCCAGGCGGTGCCACTGACCTTCCTGTCGATGGATCCGCCGGACCACACGGTCCAGCGGCGCATGCTGGCACCGGAGTTCAGCGTCCGGTCGATGCGCGCGCTGCGGGAGCGGGTGCAGCAGATCGTGGACCACCAGATCGACACGATGCTCGCCGCCGGCGGCCCGGTGGATCTGGTGACCGCCCTCGCCCTGCCGGTGCCCTCCCTGGTCATCTGCGAACTGCTCGGGGTGCCGTACGAGGACCACGAGCGGTTCGAGATCTGGGCCTGGCAGATCATGAATCATGACATCAGCGACGAGGAACGTGGCGTCGCGCACTATGAACTGGACCAGTACGTCGACCAGTTGGTCACCACCAAGGAGTCCGTGCCGGGCGACGACATGATCAGCCGGCTGATCGAGCAGAACCGCGCCGAGCCGGCGGTGACCCACGCCGACATCGTCAGCATGGCCCGGCTGATGCTGGTCACCGGCCATGAGACGACCGCCAACATGATCGCGCTCGGCACCCTGGCGCTGCTGGAGAACCCGGACCAGCTCGACGCCGTCAAGAAGGACTCGGCGCTGCTGCCCAAGGCCGTCGAGGAGCTGCTGCGCTACTTCTCCATCTCCGACTCCGGCACCGCCCGCGTCGCCCTGGAGGACATCGAGATCGGCGGTGTCACCATCCGGGCCGGCGAGGGCATCCTGCCGCTCAACAACTCCGCCAACCACGACGAGTCGGTCTTCCCGGACGCGAACACCCTGGACATCGGCCGGGAGGCCCGCAGCCACCTCGCCTTCGGTTACGGGATCCACCAGTGCGTCGGCCAGAACCTGGCCCGCCTCGAACTCGAAATCGTCTACGGCACCCTCTTCCGCCGCATCCCCGAACTCCGCCTCGCCGCGCCCCTGGAGAAGCTGAAGTTCAAGGACGACGCGATGGTCTTCGGCGTCTACGAGCTGCCCGTCACCTGGTAGGTGCCGCACCGGCACCTCAGCACACCGCCGCTCCGCTCCGGCACCCCGTTTCGATTCGAGAGGGCATCCATGACCCAGTCCGCCGAAGGCACCCGGGACGAGGTGGCGACGCAGCATCCCGCCTTCCCGATGGTGCGCACCTGCCCGTTCGCCCCGCCGCAGGAGTACGCCAAGCTCCGCGAGACC
It encodes the following:
- a CDS encoding methylaspartate mutase, giving the protein MTGTGFGAFVRRAHDAGRLVVQPRMGMSEPDRMRAGLRATKDARATTVGTITLDSYTRVGDLESAGLALLEGVSLNGYPIVSHDLATTAGVVDGLYGADFPIQVRHGSATPEDIFRALMTAGLDASEGGPVSYCLPYGRIPLQESMDNWSRSCELFVRSREAGMDPHLETFGGCMLGQLCPPSMLVAISALEALFFHRHGVRSISASYAQQTNARQDAEAVAALRRLCAELLPGADWHVVIYAYMGVYPVSPRGAYRLLGQAAELAAASGSERLIVKTVAESVRIPTIEENVGALEYAAAAAARTPVDTGADADSQTYAEASALVDAVLNMAPDLGTALLLAFRRGYLDIPYCLHPDNSGRSRSYIDGEGRLRWADIGKLPLSGLVDTYGARTITSGELLESLSYIRRKFDLETPV
- a CDS encoding type III PLP-dependent enzyme, which encodes MTGHTELAKRFGTPSYVYDLDRVAAAKRDLFAALPDEVDVFYAVKANPHPEIVREMGVAQERGGARRRGCRAEISSVGELTAVLDAGLDAAEVLYTGPGKTDEEIAEALARGVRLFSVESLGDLRHIGAVGVRLGVVADCLLRVNSVSASASTSIRMTGVPSQFGFDSETLPALRDELTGVAGTTVAGLHFFPLSNSADEPSLIAEFQHTIALAAQLQDELGVAFRFVDIGGGFAAPYAVIGERPVYGALRAALAESLDTHFPGWRDGGPRIACESGRYLVADSGTLLVGVVNLKESRGRRFVILDGGINSFGGMSGLGRILPVSVRPYETGAPHEQLASLVGPLCTPGDILGRDIELPALAPGDTVAIPNAGSYGVTASLLMFLGRPAPAEIVVRGPEVVSASRIQHTRDYELGRGL
- a CDS encoding AMP-binding protein, whose product is MNGIDIDNGTGDGVDGSTHDTLPGRFLRGLAKSPDRPAVRSGEVTLTYRRLHERALLLAGSLLAALDTRPPAVGVLAGKGASAYASVLAGLYTGITMVPLQPAFPAARTLRMIEASGVRALIADDDSLPALIALRDLGVDLPVLYAPAGDTTGADTTGADGEGVDGDGVDHKGVEHTATGRLRTVALDPAAALAAPRPVRAEDIAYTLFTSGSTGRPKGVPVTHANTAHYFSLLDARYDFGPDDVFSQNFDLNFDCGMFDLFCAWGAGATLVVPPPQAFRDMPAFVAAHGLTVWFSTPSAIALIRRMGGLRPGSMPSLRWSFFAGEALSCQDAEDWHGAAPGAELENLYGPTELTITISAHRWTGERGLNNMVPIGSVHSGHDVLLLDPPEDSPGGPPAEENATEENAAEESATEGELCIAGRQLTPGYLDPADDTGRFFHRYGRRWYRTGDRVRRTDGGVLQYLGRKDAQVQVHGVRVELAEVDAAVRAGGGVQDAVTVAVPADESVELVVFYTGTPVSAVQLARDARAVLPAAVVPRKYVHLAEFPLNSNRKIDRRKLALQAATTVD
- a CDS encoding cobalamin B12-binding domain-containing protein, with translation MSAAVNRGESVVVAGGTSDSHTWNLVFLQLLLEEMGYDVVNLGPCVPEDLLIAESLARRPALLVLSSVNGHGYQDGMRMITRLRERPELSGIPAVIGGKLGISGAQDAAERANLLQAGYDAVFDDSAGDIDTFRRLLDSLPQRTPA
- a CDS encoding AMP-binding protein, which codes for MNRNSTSEARPDVLVHQVLDEATADTGPGAVAVADRDGRWTYPELVAHSHAVDAWLESRGIGPGDRVLVQVPSTRELVALFYGVSRRGAVFVPVNTGMKDYHLRSVLTNCEPRLVIAADASVAALGSFSPVTVLGLTEVWDEVSARYTAGARALTPAVTGPEDIAVLVYTSGSTAAPKAVICPHGRMVFASEAINLELGYRPDDVVFCRFPISWDYGLYKILLSALGRSELVLADGESDLVLLRRIRESGATVVPIVPSLATMICTLAEREPEQVSRVRMFTNTGAALPKQTADGLRAAFPGAEVVRQFGQTECKRISVLPPEFEDSKADSVGRPLPGTTVFILDETGTEVPVGETGEIVVEGPHVMPGYWRAPEITERTFRPSPVDGRRRLHTGDYGHVDEDGFLYYEGRRDDVFKRKGVRMSTTEIEAATMDIPGVRAAAALPPAGDRDLAVFVEGEVEPHTVLRELSLRLEPAKVPGVCRVIDELPLTLHGKHERKQLALILERTLS